Proteins from one Eriocheir sinensis breed Jianghai 21 chromosome 27, ASM2467909v1, whole genome shotgun sequence genomic window:
- the LOC127003977 gene encoding uncharacterized protein LOC127003977 isoform X2, translated as MAPHQMRWLLLPLLRRARSVVPQHYLPYTPLLLRATPSLRRLPRVYSTRLIYRARKIVSRTSFLVKREEVTIMAGHDEAADLWLAANFLTGRLYQNDSVPMATANLGGGTLQVTIPLPGPPEHIRRAISKRRKARRKNHGENHGENQGVRSGGHRGGRVRTGSGKAQEVGQGTVIVDPAAGVSRSIRRGKTSDKEMSDSRKSEGRGGAGGIRTRGRGRGGAHGGHSVNTGNESEKSESQHVQIGARRPVTTSTTKAGVAGVSRDADLREVQSSGGPAKTPQHGARRKKKRRFRDPNMNPRNRKVTLGKHINNSLVAVPQNESDISGAGGKIFVEGNDEDAVIQTQEERSEDGSHGGSMKRGRKNEENRRREGNEMRGEKHKTQEDKTNRAHVDLSNKKRRNGRRNEKKSEGNKRRETTEESNKRDETNADMENNESSRNPTGNIETYRASQRDTLELQTQKPEDTTITTHSPASNSRERVAAGGSRGTGPRVTRPPSRSYTLRPPRRRIHPRRHRKRNQKKPTRRKGARSNDIVTQNSQQNISGLSRGQQAPATPLLPPPPPSKEPPLPTRGQKVHPGSVKDNLGFTTVNPSLSTGRAAYDHEYSQRLNLTSTFLTTPSSEKQRHEQRPPPNETKSEVAVIRQRNTENRERVKVRVSEASQNSTVSEVIKSFPPNKAVDESVASSRSEINKRGEEGGEGGSAGGRVTSHPGREITEKGTKNGRNMTAEVKHDTKETRGTTDGKYIRRRRRRRRRRRRNRKERFFLRNERRQRVMSLQAKRLEEQRNLMNDRENVTQKASSSSARLSDFQNEDGIHLNKTGSVEDSVVRGTDGNVTASPLAGSGKTEESSAPDINGSSRNNNSRRQDATRISRRADPPVSGSRATARPGVTASGTEGRKKQFLSISRRNGKRQVKRYVGTHTEPDVSLRDGTIHVSASDAENQSQDKHQWYDAEIFQKGQTQMQHHPRHYHFRRRRHHRRHHHRYQSEGNDRVRSLEGRNNAYYGLTQLLLPGEKRKSAKRRKNDQRNRRELADPFLATGDWRETLRRSYFGTLFWGLNNRERWQRLKPRADPKKSLKSEAEDFGFNVGSEKAATPPPGNKIRGSSGKESQKSSRFLRRRRSVSKFAQETKAKMKTKRQNLRAALSQRCGRTGAGLLRSCGEPEMNCRPGKGDPRQAEMVHGSCDGFGLDANQSSTAEQEPSSGKDRGPMSYVEQDEDTALVMVSDAGKDDGGSFQRRRRELGNLSGTPNVTYRCSPSHKYWLFASSIPMGLYPLRVKILQSGNITRLAPTPDEEETLEPHDITREAAPTTLAPPSPATPHHRSDIPPEEEYTGMNELESPDTYSGILPTSTSTPSGRPTPPVSSSVPSTTPSLPVPPRPPYTTVRVTNKWVEETLAKVKTVVDSILKSIGSARSNLDDKSSNKKAPDRDRANRGGEGDGREPIMERSKGAEGGHKEGEGRNNENEKRERGKKRYNEEQVRGRRARERGTKRKGIEIRKLDKKRSRERKRNGKSKGNRRRTKRRASQITSESSADQKTYGREGERNGRGENTESARNEHNDRERRKHHTRKRSGVISTAENKSFPNVDRKRKKSDTSNNKLKQESSRVSGAWEDNLSVATPTPAKLGFEGSLDEKGNVPGAWAGRERGGRGRTGKGKISAIYSKGFREGDGLSVPLSAASREDGVAGRRGGRRVRDSDSVRSTGGSKDFTNDNVFTPKRLLDSEEVRVGSREKFLPMDNNVSSGNENGSLGTSGAFSTKISANVDSGKNGNETSSGNGAPAPKQTISSVTDLLFTVPNERVIRPAQNSQVQSEIKSTEKLIRTSLEDLLFRVPPVDSRHAQEEGPDLKTGEAELPDRITTTTPVTTALPRELISPDDTVTPSVDTDTRIVTDRKPAYREGLKKRRRQGAATRGELPHDTVYQRKNDTEKRTKETSSIENEEETEEKSQEEAGDLILRTACLPVGSIGRFKVEGVTYLVTGMGAGAGAEDCWREVTNVVNRHIRLPALNHTTLLATTAFYFVAASANLIEPEMTYGFVRVEQFRLAANVMCAREPRLLPDPLACLDFQYVAALLTQGLHLSDDTEVLVCDKIQGFRVGWALGAALDYLQNH; from the exons ATGAGgtggctgctgctgccgctgctccgCCGTGCCCGCTCCGTTGTGCCGCAACACTACCTCCCCTATACACCCCTGCTGCTGCGAGCCACGCCCTCCCTCAGACGCCTGCCTCGCGTCTACTCCACGCGCCTCATCTACAGG GCGCGGAAGATCGTCTCCCGCACGTCGTTCCTGGTGAAGCGTGAGGAGGTGACGATCATGGCGGGCCACGACGAGGCGGCAGACCTGTGGCTGGCGGCGAACTTCCTCACGG GCCGTTTGTACCAAAACGACAGTGTTCCCATGGCCACGGCAAACCTTGGCGGAGGCACACTGCAGGTAACCATCCCTCTCCCGGGCCCGCCGGAGCATATCAGGCGGGCAatcagcaagaggaggaaagcaaggaggaaaaaccATGGAGAAAACCATGGAGAAAACCAAGGTGTAAGAAGTGGAGGGCATCGTGGGGGTCGTGTGAGAACAGGGAGTGGCAAGGCCCAGGAAGTGGGGCAAGGCACCGTGATAGTGGACCCAGCGGCGGGTGTATCCAGGAGTATACGAAGGGGGAAAACTAGCGATAAGGAAATGAGTGATAGCCgtaagagtgaagggaggggaggggcgggcgGCATACGGacgcgagggagagggaggggcggggctCACGGGGGTCACAGTGTGAATACAGGGAATGAAAGTGAGAAAAGTGAGTCACAACATGTACAAATAGGGGCGCGACGTCCTGTCACTACGTCGACCACAAAAGCGGGAGTCGCAGGCGTTTCCAGGGATGCTGACCTCCGAGAGGTTCAAAGTTCTGGCGGTCCAGCTAAGACACCGCAGCATggagcgaggaggaagaaaaaaagaaggtttCGAGACCCAAACATGAATCCTAGAAACAGGAAAGTCACTCTCggcaaacacataaataattcgCTTGTTGCTGTACCTCAGAATGAGAGTGATATATCGGGTGCCGGGGGAAAAATATTTGTCGAGGGAAATGATGAAGACGCTGTGATCCAAACACAGGAGGAACGATCGGAGGATGGTTCCCATGGAGGGtcaatgaagaggggaaggaaaaacgaagaaaatagaagaagagaaggcaacgaaatgagaggagaaaagcaCAAAACTCAGGAAGACAAAACTAATAGAGCCCATGTCGATCTTtctaataaaaaaagacgaaacggCCGTCGCAATGaaaagaaaagcgaaggaaaTAAAAGACGGGAGACGACGGAGGAGAGTAATAAGCGTGATGAAACAAACGCTGACATGGAGAACAACGAGAGTTCTCGTAACCCAacaggaaacatagaaacatatCGAGCCAGCCAAAGAGACACACTAGAACTGCAAACACAAAAGCCTGAagacacaaccatcaccacacacaGCCCTGCAAGCAATTCACGAGAGCGTGTAGCAGCGGGAGGGTCGCGAGGCACCGGACCGAGAGTGACCCGACCACCCTCTAGATCGTACACACTTCGACCCCCACGAAGAAGGATACATCCCAGACGACACAGAAAAAGGAATCAAAAGAAGCCTACTCGAAGAAAAGGAGCCAGAAGTAATGATATTGTGACTCAGAATAGCCAACAAAATATAAGTGGCTTGTCAAGGGGGCAACAGGCACCCGCCACGCCACTcttgcctcctccaccaccttccaaAGAGCCGCCACTACCTACTAGGGGGCAAAAAGTTCATCCAGGATCTGTGAAGGATAATCTAGGATTCACCACAGTGAATCCCTCTCTCTCCACGGGCAGAGCAGCATACGATCATGAATACAGTCAAAGGCTGAACCTTACCAGTACTTTTCTTACGACACCTTCCTCGGAGAAACAAAGACATGAACAGCGACCACCACCTAACGAAACGAAAAGTGAAGTAGCTGTAATTCGACAAAGGAacacagaaaacagagaaagagttaAAGTGCGTGTTTCTGAAGCCTCACAAAACAGTACCGTTAGTGAAGTGATAAAAAGCTTTCCTCCAAACAAAGCAGTTGATGAAAGTGTCGCGAGTAGTCGTAGTGAGATCAATAAAAGAGGCGAGGAAGGCGGCGAGGGAGGCAGCGCGGGAGGGAGAGTGACGTCACACCCTGGGCGGGAAATAACTGAAAAAGGGACGAAAAATGGCCGTAATATGACAGCAGAAGTGAAACACGATACAAAGGAAACGAGAGGGACGACAgatggaaaatatataagaagaaggaggaggaggaggaggaggaggagaaggaataggaaagagagatTTTTTCtcagaaatgaaagaagacaaagagtcATGAGTTTACAAGCAAAGAGGTTAGAAGAACAGAGAAATTTAATGAACGACAGAGAAAATGTGACACAAAAAGCCTCATCCTCTTCAGCAAGACTCTCTGACTTCCAAAATGAGGATGGGATTCATCTCAACAAGACTGGCAGTGTCGAAGACTCGGTCGTGAGGGGAACAGATGGAAATGTGACGGCCAGCCCCTTGGCAGGTTCGGGGAAAACAGAAGAATCCTCGGCGCCTGACATAAATGGTAGCAGTCGAAATAATAACAGCCGCCGCCAGGACGCAACTAGAATATCACGACGAGCAGATCCACCCGTCAGCGGCAGCCGGGCCACGGCGAGGCCGGGCGTCACTGCGtcagggacagaaggaaggaaaaaacaatttCTGTCCATCTCAAGGCGAAACGGAAAGCGTCAAGTTAAGAGATATGTCGGCACACACACCGAGCCTGACGTCTCTTTGAGAGATGGGACGATACATGTTTCCGCCTCCGACGCAGAAAACCAAAGCCAAGATAAACATCAATGGTACGATGCAGAGATCTTCCAAAAGGGCCAGACGCAAATGCAACATCACCCACGTCATTACCATTTTCGTCGCCgtcgtcatcatcgtcgtcatcaccaTCGCTATCAGAGTGAGGGGAACGACAGAGTGAGATCATTAGAAGGCAGGAATAATGCATATTACGGCCTCACTCAACTCTTACTTCCTGGTGAGAAAAGAAAGTCAGCCAAGCGGAGAAAAAACGatcaaagaaacagaagagaattaGCCGACCCTTTTCTTGCCACGGGTGACTGGAGAGAAACTTTACGAAGAAGTTATTTTGGAACGCTATTTTGGGGGCTAAACAATCGAGAGAGGTGGCAGCGTCTGAAGCCACGAGCAGACCCCAAAAAGTCGTTAAAAAGTGAAGCCGAGGACTTTGGATTTAATGTTGGATCCGAGAAGGCAGCAACTCCACCACCGGGAAACAAAATTAGAGGAAGTTCAGGCAAAGAATCACAAAAGTCATCTCGTTTTTTAAGGCGACGGAGAAGCGTCAGCAAATTTGCTCAGGAGACAAAAGCAAAAATGAAGACCAAAAGGCAAAATCTGCGAGCAGCCCTGAGTCAGCGGTGCGGAAGGACTGGCGCGGGATTATTAAGGTCATGTGGGGAACCGGAGATGAACTGCAGGCCAGGTAAGGGAGACCCGCGCCAAGCGGAGATGGTCCACGGAAGCTGTGATGGTTTTGGCCTTGACGCTAACCAGAGTTCCACGGCTGAACAGGAACCTTCCTCCGGGAAAGACCGAGGCCCAATGAGCTACGTGGAGCAGGACGAGGACACGGCACTTGTCATGGTCAGCGACGCCGGTAAGGATGACGGTGGCTCCTTCCAGCGGAGGAGGCGAGAACTTGGAAATCTCTCCGGAACGCCCAACGTCACGTACCGCTGCTCGCCCTCCCACAAATACTGGCTCTTCGCCTCCAG CATACCCATGGGTCTCTACCCTCTTCGAGTGAAGATCCTGCAGAGTGGGAACATAACGCGCCTCGCTCCCACCCCAGATGAGGAGGAGACTCTGGAGCCCCACGATATAACGCGCGAGGCGGCCCCAACTACTCTGGCCCCGCCTTCCCCGGCCACGCCGCACCACCGGTCAGACATCCCGCCAGAGGAAGAGTACACTGGCATGAACGAGCTCGAAAGCCCCGACACGTACTCAGGAATCCTTCCGACTTCCACCTCCACTCCATCAGGCCGTCCAACACCTCCTGTTTCGTCTTCTGTCCCTTCCACCACTCCTTCACTGCCTGTGCCTCCCCGGCCACCCTACACCACCGTGAGGGTGACAAACAAGTGGGTGGAGGAGACGCTGGCTAAAGTGAAGACAGTTGTAGATTCCATCCTGAAGTCCATCGGGTCAGCGAGGAGCAACTTGGATGACAAGAGCAGCAACAAGAAGGCTCCTGACCGGGACAGGGCAAAtagaggtggggaaggggatgggagagaaCCCATaatggaaagaagtaaaggagctGAGGGAGGACAcaaagaaggcgaaggaaggaataatgaaaacgaaaaaagagaaagggggaaaaaaagatataatgaaGAACAAGTAAGAGGAAGACGAGCAAGAGAAAGAGGGACAAAAAGAAAGGGAATCGAAATAAGAAAGCTCGACAAAAAGAGGTCTCGCGAAAGAAAGAGGAACGGGAAGAGCAAGGGAAACAGAAGGCGAACAAAGAGAAGAGCAAGCCAGATCACTTCGGAAAGTTCGGCAGATCAGAAAACGTacggcagagagggagagaggaacggtCGAGGAGAAAACACCGAGAGTGCACGGAATGAACACaacgacagagagagaaggaagcaccACACAAGGAAGAGAAGTGGTGTGATAAGCACAGCGGAAAACAAAAGTTTCCCTAATgttgataggaaaaggaagaaatctgACACCTCGAACAATAAATTAAAGCAAGAATCGAGCAGAGTTTCCGGGGCCTGGGAGGACAATCTCAGTGTTGCCACTCCTACACCAGCAAAGCTAGGTTTCGAGGGGTCTCTTGATGAGAAAGGAAACGTCCCAGGTGCCTGGgcggggagagaaagaggtggaagaggaagaacaggaaagggaaaaatttcCGCCATATACAGTAAGGGATTCAGGGAGGGTGATGGTCTTTCTGTTCCTTTGTCTGCAGCGTCTCGAGAAGACGGTGTTGCCGGGCGGCGTGGCGGTCGCCGTGTAAGAGACAGTGATAGTGTTCGCAGCACTGGAGGTTCAAAGGACTTTACTAATGATAACGTATTTACTCCGAAACGTCTACTTGATAGTGAGGAAGTGAGGGTCGGTTCACGAGAGAAATTTTTACCCATGGACAATAATGTATCCTCAGGTAATGAGAATGGGAGTTTAGGAACGTCTGGTGCTTTTTCAACGAAAATCTCGGCTAATGTCGACTCAGGTAAAAACGGTAATGAGACAAGTAGTGGCAACGGCGCCCCGGCCCCCAAGCAGACCATATCCTCAGTGACGGACCTGCTCTTCACTGTCCCCAACGAGAGGGTCATCAGGCCCGCGCAGAACAGCCAAGTGCAGAGTGAAATTAAGTCAACTGAAAAGCTCATCCGGACGTCTCTTGAAGACCTCTTGTTCCGTGTCCCTCCTGTCGACAGCAGGCATGCCCAGGAGGAAGGCCCCGACTTGAAAACAGGGGAAGCAGAGCTGCCGGACAGAATCACGACTACCACGCCGGTCACGACCGCTTTGCCACGAGAACTGATAAGCCCCGACGACACTGTAACCCCGAGTGTCGACACGGATACTAGAATAGTCACTGATAGAAAACCTGCTTACCGAGAGGGActcaaaaagaggaggagacaaggagcgGCCACTAGGGGAGAGTTGCCGCATGATACAGTTTACCAAAGAAAGAACGATacagaaaagagaacgaaagaaacaaGCAGtatagaaaatgaagaggagacagaggagaagagTCAAGAGGAGGCAGGTGATCTAATACTTCGTACGGCGTGTCTGCCTGTTGGTTCCATAGGCCGCTTCAAAGTGGAGGGCGTGACCTACCTAGTGACCGGCATGGGGGCTGGGGCAGGGGCCGAAGACTGTTGGAGGGAGGTCACCAATGTGGTCAACAGACACATCAGACTCCCAGCCCTCAACCACACCACCCTCCTGGCCACCACCGCCTTCTACTTCGTGGCAGCCAGCGCTAACTTAATTG AGCCGGAGATGACCTACGGCTTCGTCAGGGTGGAGCAGTTCCGGCTGGCGGCCAACGTTA TGTGCGCCAGAGAGCCCCGCCTCCTACCCGACCCGTTGGCGTGCCTCGACTTCCAATACGTGGCGGCGCTGCTCACCCAAGGACTCCACCTCTCCGACGACACTGAGGTCCTG